The following are from one region of the Armatimonadota bacterium genome:
- a CDS encoding single-stranded DNA-binding protein → MLNRVILIGRLVADPEIRYSGDGTPVARIRIAVDRKRKDESGNKVADFFSAVAFSQSARFLEQYVQKGRLVAIDGRLQTNQWTAQDGTKRSTVEIVAEDVQALDRGRGDSAPDVADAPFNPGGHRSSAPAPEPDAFSGTGPNDAAEGDKDPFEAE, encoded by the coding sequence ATGCTGAACCGAGTTATACTCATCGGACGCCTTGTAGCCGACCCGGAAATCAGGTACTCCGGCGACGGCACGCCGGTCGCCAGAATCCGCATCGCAGTGGACAGGAAACGCAAGGACGAAAGCGGCAACAAAGTCGCCGACTTTTTCAGCGCGGTAGCGTTCAGCCAATCCGCACGCTTTCTGGAGCAGTACGTTCAAAAAGGCCGCCTGGTGGCTATAGATGGACGGCTTCAGACGAATCAGTGGACCGCACAGGACGGAACCAAGCGGAGCACGGTAGAGATAGTCGCGGAGGACGTACAGGCGCTGGACCGCGGACGCGGCGACAGCGCACCAGACGTTGCGGACGCACCTTTCAATCCCGGCGGGCATCGCTCATCGGCGCCGGCGCCGGAACCCGACGCGTTCAGTGGAACGGGACCGAACGACGCCGCCGAAGGTGACAAAGACCCGTTTGAAGCGGAGTGA